The following proteins are encoded in a genomic region of Montipora foliosa isolate CH-2021 chromosome 10, ASM3666993v2, whole genome shotgun sequence:
- the LOC137974231 gene encoding uncharacterized protein, translating into MESDTFQFRIALKDRPMTRRGILSSVSSIYDPLGFAAPFLLRGKRILQLLCKEAIDWDDPIPETMQAQWQRWVWELPLLEKMRIPRCFKPSGMRDIKKVELHHFSDASTEGYGQCTYLRFTDVNDLVHCSLVMGNARVAPLKPVTIPRLELKAAFTSVRVSRTLGRELTYAGVKEVFWTDSKVVQGYIYNEARRFHTYAANRVQQIRDHMQPEQWKYVDSGNNPADDASRGLSPKELLKTSRWLHGPTFLWEPHDRWQDFDDEPPTVHADDKEVKKTTVLNTVTIESSYVLEVVKRFSNWFRAKRVLGRCLNIVTTWKTKATGGDTRRGVVQNFEDPVTVETMSEAEQLVIKAVQNEAFRDELSRLKNEPNPLRTEEPRVKNKELKNSSPLYRLDPFVDNNGMLRVGGRIKAASISEDVKHPVLLPREGHVSWLIARCLHETANHQGRGLTLNEIRYWIIGCSALVSKVMHACTTCRKLRARTADQKMADLPWDRVTPSPPFTHCAVDYSGPFYVKEGRKELKRYGVLFTCLASRAIHLEVAYSLETDSYINALRRFICRRSPVRQMRSDQGTNLVGAKRELKDALLEMDKEKIQIEMLKRSCDWFETKLNVPSASHMGGVWERQIRTVRGVLSALLETNGRQLNDEALRTFMCEAEAVVNSRPLTADNLTSADTVEALTPNHLLTGKSKVQERFHLQETSKKQTNTPRSGGDACSTLLTSFGAVGNGSFCSPFKHVRNGSARDATSSKMTLF; encoded by the coding sequence ATGGAGAGCGACACCTTTCAATTCCGAATCGCACTAAAGGACAGGCCGATGACAAGGAGAGGTATCCTGTCTTCGGTAAGCTCGATCTACGACCCACTAGGATTTGCCGCACCTTTCCTACTCCGCGGTAAGAGGATCCTACAGCTCTTATGTAAGGAAGCTATTGACTGGGACGATCCGATTCCAGAAACAATGCAGGCCCAGTGGCAAAGATGGGTGTGGGAGCTACCCCTCCTAGAGAAAATGCGGATTCCACGATGCTTTAAACCAAGTGGAATGAGAGATATCAAGAAAGTCGAACTACACCATTTCTCAGACGCGAGCACCGAAGGATATGGACAGTGTACTTATCTTCGCTTCACAGATGTCAACGATCTGGTACATTGCTCACTAGTGATGGGAAATGCCCGCGTAGCCCCCCTGAAGCCGGTCACAATACCAAGACTGGAACTGAAAGCCGCATTTACGTCCGTGAGAGTTAGCCGCACGTTGGGACGAGAGCTGACTTATGCTGGAGTAAAAGAAGTCTTTTGGACTGACAGTAAGGTAGTCCAGGGGTATATCTACAATGAGGCGCGTCGATTTCACACATATGCTGCAAATCGCGTCCAGCAAATAAGAGATCACATGCAACCCGAACAGTGGAAGTATGTCGACAGTGGTAACAACCCAGCGGATGACGCATCTCGTGGCCTAAGCCCAAAGGAGCTTCTGAAGACATCTCGATGGTTACACGGACCTACATTTCTTTGGGAGCCACATGATAGGTGGCAAGATTTCGATGATGAGCCTCCCACCGTACACGCAGACGACAAAGAAGTTAAGAAGACAACAGTTCTTAACACGGTCACTATTGAGTCCTCTTACGTGCTGGAGGTGGTCAAGCGATTTTCAAACTGGTTTCGCGCCAAGAGAGTCTTGGGAAGGTGCCTGAACATCGTCACAACGTGGAAAACAAAGGCGACGGGCGGAGATACGAGGCGCGGCGTGGTGCAAAATTTTGAAGACCCTGTAACTGTCGAGACTATGAGCGAGGCGGAACAACTCGTCATCAAGGCCGTTCAGAATGAAGCCTTCAGGGATGAACTGAGTAGACTAAAGAATGAGCCGAATCCCTTACGCACGGAGGAACCCAGAGTGAAGAACAAAGAACTTAAGAATAGCAGTCCCCTTTACCGCCTAGACCCTTTCGTAGACAATAACGGCATGCTCAGGGTAGGCGGAAGAATTAAGGCAGCAAGCATTTCGGAGGACGTGAAGCATCCAGTCCTTTTACCTAGGGAAGGTCATGTTTCCTGGCTGATAGCAAGATGCCTCCATGAAACCGCCAATCATCAGGGGCGAGGCCTCACACTCAACGAGATCCGCTACTGGATCATCGGTTGCTCCGCCTTGGTTTCTAAGGTGATGCATGCATGCACTACTTGTAGGAAACTGAGGGCAAGGACTGCGGACCAAAAGATGGCCGACTTACCGTGGGACAGGGTGACTCCTTCACCTCCTTTCACCCACTGCGCCGTGGATTATTCTGGCCCCTTCTACGTGAAAGAAGGACGCAAGGAACTCAAGCGATATGGAGTCCTCTTTACCTGCCTGGCATCCCGAGCAATCCATCTTGAGGTCGCATACAGCCTTGAAACTGACTCCTATATTAACGCCCTGCGACGTTTTATATGCAGAAGAAGCCCAGTACGTCAAATGAGAAGCGACCAAGGCACAAACCTTGTTGGAGCAAAGCGAGAGTTGAAGGATGCGCTGCTCGAAATGGATAAGGAGAAAATCCAGATAGAAATGCTGAAACGGAGCTGTGACTGGTTTGAAACTAAATTGAACGTGCCCTCAGCAAGCCATATGGGAGGCGTCTGGGAACGTCAGATTAGAACGGTTAGAGGCGTACTCTCAGCTCTCTTAGAAACGAACGGACGCCAACTTAACGATGAAGCGCTCCGCACGTTCATGTGCGAGGCAGAAGCAGTGGTTAACAGCAGGCCGCTGACTGCAGACAACCTCACTTCAGCCGACACTGTGGAGGCCCTAACTCCAAATCATTTGTTAACGGGAAAGAGCAAGGTCCAGGAAAGATTCCACCTCCAGGAAACTTCCAAGAAGCAGACGAATACGCCAAGAAGTGGTGGCGACGCGTGCAGCACCTTACTAACGAGTTTTGGAGCCGTTGGAAACGGGAGTTTCTGCAGTCCCTTCAAGCACGTCAGAAATGGATCCGCCCGAGACGCAACCTCGAGCAAGATGACATTGTTCTGA
- the LOC137973713 gene encoding uncharacterized protein: MDGSKFIEVFGHIVFSFTRSVSEQYSPKDTQYSQETLEYSLLQNTGREWYAQPVDEIIYQEYSDKEVTVDDFLPASCTVKAVFLDACSPGDIPEQDKNHEADIDRAMSWKQLRPSALRTVCKSTVVGASISLLSATAVGMFFTIVSYLSYKTYLNCHFKLKNSISLKLQWMQVICNIISFFFLYIWVFQLALVLFRPYQLSGVKKKLFLCCMFMYFLDSLYRVTLQALGSSKSFPIFDNKQVIPANILFLMSIFGHNYLLANHLCLHSKRQKHAAFMLFSAIYCLPFIAVIVLSLFLYPAYNKQNEKGKLIIALFSPLIGVVFKTTSRICVQRLWRITHPAYSYVMMVPLYSASAIIFRVMQVDLGNLKAIAYLGIIHGVAEVIERSTVVVIDHICQQILKRASAPWGRHRTPRTERIAADIAIMSMLYESAAIVSVNGFFHLYQFIYMKNIAFWLLLVSFTKLTAVPLVIEWLFTSLSLAIETRFQNLAVMAVWRKDWKRHILVAVMNLLPLAVWTSQSLFSVVQARFEANLDQASCKMPFS; the protein is encoded by the coding sequence ATGGATGGAAGCAAGTTCATCGAAGTGTTTGGACACATCGTCTTTAGTTTTACACGTAGTGTATCCGAACAATACAGCCCAAAGGACACTCAATATAGTCAAGAAACCTTAGAATACAGCCTTTTGCAGAATACAGGCCGAGAATGGTACGCTCAACCAGTGGACGAGATTATTTATCAGGAATACAGCGACAAAGAGGTGACGGTGGATGATTTTTTACCAGCCTCATGTACAGTTAAGGCGGTCTTTTTAGACGCTTGTTCCCCCGGAGACATCCCAGAACAAGACAAAAATCACGAAGCGGATATCGATCGAGCAATGTCCTGGAAGCAGCTGAGACCATCTGCTTTGCGAACAGTGTGTAAGTCAACGGTCGTCGGTGCATCGATTTCGCTTCTCTCAGCCACCGCTGTTGGTATGTTTTTCACAATAGTCTCTTATCTTAGCTATAAAACGTACCTCAACTGTCACTTTAAACTAAAGAACTCAATTTCGCTAAAGTTACAATGGATGCAGGTGATTTGTAATATcatctctttcttctttttataTATTTGGGTTTTCCAACTTGCGCTAGTTCTTTTCCGTCCATATCAATTGTCGGGAGTGAAGAAAAAACTCTTTTTATGTTGCATGTTTATGTATTTCTTGGACTCACTGTACCGAGTGACTTTACAAGCTCTGGGATCCAGTAAATCGTTCCCGATCTTCGACAACAAACAAGTCATCCCTGCTAACATTCTCTTTCTCATGAGTATTTTTGGCCACAACTACTTGTTAGCAAATCATCTCTGCCTTCATTCAAAGCGACAAAAACACGCTGCTTTCATGCTTTTTTCAGCCATTTATTGTTTACCTTTTATAGCAGTTATTGTGCTTTCTTTATTTCTGTATCCTGCGTataacaaacaaaacgaaaaaggcAAATTGATCATCGCTCTATTTTCTCCGCTCATTGGGGTGGTCTTCAAGACAACATCTCGTATTTGTGTTCAGAGACTTTGGAGAATAACACACCCAGCTTATTCTTACGTTATGATGGTGCCATTGTATAGTGCCTCAGCGATCATATTCCGGGTTATGCAAGTGGATCTCGGCAACTTAAAAGCCATTGCCTATCTTGGAATAATTCACGGCGTTGCCGAAGTCATAGAACGAAGCACAGTTGTTGTAATCGATCACATATGCCAACAAATCTTGAAACGAGCCTCAGCTCCTTGGGGGCGTCACCGAACTCCGCGTACCGAGAGAATAGCAGCGGATATCGCTATTATGAGCATGCTCTATGAGTCAGCAGCAATTGTCTCCGTAAATGGATTTTTTCATTTGTACCAATTTATTTACATGAAGAACATCGCCTTCTGGTTATTGTTGGTATCTTTTACGAAGTTGACTGCAGTGCCATTAGTGATCGAGTGGCTTTTCACAAGTTTGTCCTTGGCGATTGAAACGCGATTCCAGAATTTGGCCGTCATGGCAGTTTGGAGAAAGGACTGGAAAAGACACATTCTAGTTGCTGTGATGAACCTTTTACCATTGGCTGTTTGGACAAGCCAAAGTCTTTTTAGTGTCGTTCAGGCACGATTTGAGGCTAATTTGGATCAAGCTTCTTGCAAAATGCCATTTTCTTAA